The Geodermatophilaceae bacterium NBWT11 genome has a segment encoding these proteins:
- a CDS encoding alpha/beta hydrolase, with translation MTTDALFPGFDVLDRAVEHEHGGTTVHAVVGGEGPPLLLLHGYPQTHVLWSSIAPDLARDHTLVVPDLRGYGDSGTPADGEGHAGHSFRAMAADVAALMRELGHERYAVVGHDRGARVTHRLALDHADAVERAAVLDVLPTTHVYGHVDRRLATAYYHWFFYLQPEPLPENLIAGDPTGYLHSLLGGWGSGLDVYSPAQLAEYERCFADPATRHAMLEDYRAGASIDLEHDEADAEAGHRVTCPLLVLWGSKGVVGTGPDDVLAVWRERADDVRGEAVDAGHFLVDERPAETLTALRAFLHP, from the coding sequence CCGACGCGCTCTTCCCGGGGTTCGACGTCCTCGACCGTGCCGTCGAGCACGAGCACGGGGGGACGACGGTGCACGCCGTCGTCGGCGGGGAGGGCCCACCGCTGCTGCTCCTGCACGGCTACCCGCAGACCCACGTCCTGTGGAGCTCGATCGCCCCGGACCTGGCCCGCGACCACACCCTCGTCGTCCCGGACCTGCGCGGGTACGGCGACTCCGGGACACCGGCCGACGGGGAGGGGCACGCCGGGCACTCCTTCCGCGCGATGGCGGCCGACGTCGCCGCGCTCATGCGCGAGCTGGGCCACGAGCGGTACGCCGTGGTCGGGCACGACCGGGGCGCCCGGGTGACCCACCGGCTGGCCCTGGACCACGCCGACGCCGTCGAGCGGGCCGCGGTGCTCGACGTGCTGCCCACCACGCACGTCTACGGCCACGTCGACCGCCGGCTGGCCACCGCCTACTACCACTGGTTCTTCTACCTGCAGCCCGAGCCGCTGCCGGAGAACCTGATCGCCGGCGACCCGACCGGGTACCTGCACAGCCTGCTCGGTGGCTGGGGCAGTGGACTGGACGTCTACTCCCCCGCCCAGCTCGCCGAGTACGAACGCTGCTTCGCCGACCCGGCCACCCGGCACGCCATGCTCGAGGACTACCGCGCCGGCGCGTCGATCGACCTCGAGCACGACGAGGCCGACGCCGAGGCCGGGCACCGGGTCACCTGCCCGCTGCTCGTGCTGTGGGGCTCGAAGGGCGTCGTCGGCACCGGTCCGGACGACGTCCTGGCGGTCTGGCGCGAGCGTGCGGACGACGTCCGCGGCGAGGCCGTCGACGCCGGGCACTTCCTGGTCGACGAACGCCCCGCCGAGACCCTCACCGCCCTCCGCGCCTTCCTCCACCCCTGA